The window GCCAAGCTCAAGGCTATGGAGGCTTCGAGTACGTTTTGGCGGATGTATTCAGATTGCAGTTGCTCGATCAGTTGCTCCTCTATCTGGCTCAGTTCGGCATCGAAAGGCGTCTTCGTTTCGAGCGCGACTAAATCCAAGGAGCGTTTGCAGAAGCTGTGGATGGTCGAGATGGGAGCTTCGTCAAAAACCTCGAGGCTATAGCGCAAGGCGTTTTTCGCCAGCTCGGGATCGAAACCATCGAGAGCCATGCAGTCGATTAACAGCTGTTCCTTGGGCTCACCTAGCTCGAGCTCGCGCAATGTGGATTGATACAGTTTTTGGATACGGGCTGCGAGCTCCTCCGTAGCGGCCTCTGTGAAAGTGACAGCTAGGATGCGGTCGAGCGTTATCCCTTGTTGCAGCGTCAGCTGCAGTGCGATGCGGCAGAGCGTGTAGGTTTTTCCAGTACCGGCGCTCGCCTCGATTAGCGTCGTTCCCTTGAGTAAGTCGATCACGCCTTCGCTCCTTTCAAGTCAGCCAAACTCAATTTTCCCTTCGCATTCAAACAAGGTTCCCAGACGAGCAGGGCGCAATCGAGGAATTCTTTCTCGGGAGTGTAGAGTTCGCCAAAGCAAATGCGTTCGTAGTCGGACCATTCGAAGTCCCTGCGAAAAGGGCTCTCGGTGCGGCTGCTTCGCACCTCGCGTCGGGCTTTTTCCAATACGTTCTCGATGCGTTGGGCTTCGTCGTCCGCGGGCTCCTTAAGCCAGTTCTTGCAGGCGGTCTCTGAGACCGACGGAAAAAAGGGCAGGGGCGCTTGCTGGCCTTTGCGATAGAGGTCGACCAGTTCCGCAAGCCTTTGCGTGGCTGTGTCTATTTTTTCGAAGCGGAAGGGGGCTCCTTTTTCGTGTAGGCTGAGCACGATGGTCTCGCCGCTAAACGCGGGACTCAGGGCTGATGCGAAGACATGGCGTATCCATGCTGAAAGTACGCGCTTCGCTTTCAGTTCGCCGGCCTCCACAATCACTTGCAAGCCCGTCTGCGTGTGGATTGTCGCCTCTCCGCATAGCCGTATTCCATCGAGCTCTTTTTCGAGGTAGGTCGTTTCGCTCGAAAGGTCGCCCAAGCTAGCAAGCAAACGCTCGGCGCGTTCGCGTTCCGAAGCGAAGCTGGGCGCTTCGAGGAAGCCGGCTGGCAATTGCTTTTGTTGGGCAACGCTGGCGTAGCTGATTGCGTCCAGGCTGTCGCCCTCGCTGATAGCTTGCGCGAATGCGTCCCGGAGCTTGTAGCGGTTCAATCCGCTGGAGAAGAGCGGATCGATCTCCGGCAGGGAATCTTCGTCGCCGACGATCTTCAGCTTGGCGGCGGAGGTTGCGAAGGCTTTCGCCGGGTCGCTGAAAAAACGTACGAGCTCCTCGAGGTCAATGGCTTCGAGCTCGTCAAGGCGGTTGAGGGGCTCCGGGACTTCGACTGTCTCGTTTTCAGGAGGGGTGCCCGAGCCTAGGAAGCGATTGCGTAGGGCGGCTCGGTCTGGATCGTAGGTTGCCTGCTCGCCTTCGAAATAGCTCGGGTCGAAGGATTGCCGTTTTTGGCGATGCTGAATGCGATCGAAGTCCTCGGGCTGCATGGCGTTCTCGAGGTAGCTCATCAGTTCTTCAACAACCGACGACGGCTCGTTTCGCGTGTCGCTGTTTGGAGACAGTCCTTGGTAAGTGATGGCGAATCGTCCGCGGACCGATAGCAAGGTTTCGAGGAAGAACTGCCTGTCTTCGTCTCGTGTATTGCGATCTCCGATACGGGTTTCGGTTGCCATTAGGTCGAAACTGGGGCGTTTGCCACTCCGAGGAAAGTCAGAGCGGTTCATTCCCATCAGGCAGACCGTGTCGGCTGGAATCGCCCGCATGGGCTTGAGGGAACAAAAGGTGACTCCCCCACTGAGGTAGCCCCCGCCGGAAGCGCTCGACTCGAATTTCTCCGCCAGAGCTCGATAGGCTTCCGCGCCGCTTGCAAGCGTATCCTCCAGGGCGGGCAAGGTTTCGCGGACAAGGTCTCCTGCTTGCTGGAAGTCGCGTTGCCAGTCTTCCCTTTCGCAACGCAGGGCTAAGAGCAGGGAGGTCATGCGTTCCTGCCAGGTGGCAAGGGTGTGGCTTTGATGGTAGCCTTGGCGCAAGGAACGCACCAGCTCGAGGCATTCGAGCAGCTTGCCGGCAGTGTCAGCCAGATCGCTCTCGATTTCTGGATAGGCAAGGATACCTTGAGGCGTTGCCGCT of the Pelagicoccus enzymogenes genome contains:
- the recC gene encoding exodeoxyribonuclease V subunit gamma; translation: MAEKQLTLHTSNRVEKLAARLVDVSRALPLKNALSQETVMTLNPGIARWLQFEIAKLTGVAFGWDFPLPGKLFSRVLKGFEPSFEATGAFPEDVARWHLLDLLGKLEDQPRFAQVRSYCQQAEGTRRLGFASRLAKLYDEYLVYRPDVITQWEDQPYESRFDWQAELWRRLVRSLYPKSKTPRHIARLTHELVRGQILELGIQPQHWPERLFVFGVSSLAPLYLDLLDQLSRYRPVHVFLLQPSDQYWADLKSSKQIQKITKKAARKAGHRLSQPEDWLFETGNPLLPAFGKQSQMFLDLLIDKDPQQDDSQFELPDESQSQLHCLQADLFNIEDRDLARGSTPFPPYDGSLQLHSCSSRRREVETVWDLIVQRLDQQPKLKASDILVMAPDIQDYRSHVEAVFKAKRGTHLEIPYSIADNAAGSRPGVLSGLFAILQSVSTRASAAEIMALLETPLLREVFSFSDRDLECIESWIRELGITWGWNAEHRSQHYSFATDRNTWRELRIRLLSGSLFSREAATPQGILAYPEIESDLADTAGKLLECLELVRSLRQGYHQSHTLATWQERMTSLLLALRCEREDWQRDFQQAGDLVRETLPALEDTLASGAEAYRALAEKFESSASGGGYLSGGVTFCSLKPMRAIPADTVCLMGMNRSDFPRSGKRPSFDLMATETRIGDRNTRDEDRQFFLETLLSVRGRFAITYQGLSPNSDTRNEPSSVVEELMSYLENAMQPEDFDRIQHRQKRQSFDPSYFEGEQATYDPDRAALRNRFLGSGTPPENETVEVPEPLNRLDELEAIDLEELVRFFSDPAKAFATSAAKLKIVGDEDSLPEIDPLFSSGLNRYKLRDAFAQAISEGDSLDAISYASVAQQKQLPAGFLEAPSFASERERAERLLASLGDLSSETTYLEKELDGIRLCGEATIHTQTGLQVIVEAGELKAKRVLSAWIRHVFASALSPAFSGETIVLSLHEKGAPFRFEKIDTATQRLAELVDLYRKGQQAPLPFFPSVSETACKNWLKEPADDEAQRIENVLEKARREVRSSRTESPFRRDFEWSDYERICFGELYTPEKEFLDCALLVWEPCLNAKGKLSLADLKGAKA